The genome window caaaatagagAAACACTTGCAATAATTGGCAGAAGTTGCAGGAAGATTATAAAAGCATGATGAAATGCAGACTAAAGGTTTTAGGACTTTATTTACCATTGACATGAGCTGTGTTTACATTCAGAGGTTGCTgaaaaagtttaaaaaggaacaatGTGTTCACAAAAGAAAGGCTAAGAAAATAGTGACTCAATGAGTTTAATGAGAAAACACACGTGCATAAAAAGTTACTTGAATGTGTAAGGGTCTGCAGAactaggaataaaaaaaaaaaaaactaaccacacacacaaaattcatcGTAAATGAAAAAACATAATACTCCTTCAGCCTTTCATAGTGTGTGTTACTTCTGGATTGCTTTAAAGGGGCACTGTAAATCTGTaatcttgtctttttttaaaattaaaactaacATTAAATATCACACTTGCCTTTGAATCCTCTTCCCAGTTGTTatggttataaaaaaaaaaaaaaactcaccacATTTTCCTAATTCTTTAACATATTACTGTCTTTCACAAACAGAGAAATCTATCAGACTCTCCAGAGGAAACAACCAAACTAACTTTACACCAAACGCTATGAATAGTGACAGGTAAATATACTGGGGAAAATAGAGGGGGGAAATATCTTATTTTTCAGTTGTAGGAATCTTTGGTTTTCATCTTGCAGTTAGCTTCAAATGGGCACAGAGGTCTAATCATTTGAAGCTCATTCCAGGTTTGAAGCATAACAATAATAggcacaatattttcaaaatgaagtgtggagaatttttttattatttgattatgCCCCTCTACAAGTAACTGGACCCAATGATAAAATATTAATTCCAGGACATTCTGTATTTCctacaattgtttcaattttGGATTCTTACTACATGTTTTTAGAGGTAAACCTTTTAACATGAAATTTCTAAGACTGTGTCTAAGAAAGTCATTTAAATATCATTAACCACCTTCAACTTGCCTAAGGTGGATACTCACCTATGTTAACAATAGCACCTCCTTGCTGTTGAAGCATACGCCTTACAGCAGCTTTGCAGGTCAACATTGTCCCCAGAAGGTTAGTGTTAATTTGGCATACCATATCTTCAGATGTGGTTCTCAGCAACAAGCCATCCCTGTCAAAAAagccccaaaaaacaaaaaccctgaaaATCTGGTTTAAGTCATCCCTGGTCAAATTTCATTGCCCAGAATAAAGTTCCACCAGGGAAGAATTTGACCCTACATGCACTAGCGCTGTTCTTGATAACACTGAAAAATTATGCACAGTAATAAGACATAAGGCCCGCATCAGCCATTTTGCTGATAGTATATTACAAGCGGTCAAATGTattcaacagaagttagtccaatagaagatattacttcactcTCCTTGTCTTTCTGTTGTACTCACAGATATAAACTCCAgtacaaatatatataaatatattacaaGCGGTCAAATGTATTAGCTCAGAGGACTGACAGTGTTTGACAGTCCTCTGAGCTAATACATTTGACCGCttgtaatatatttatatatatttgtacTGGAGTTTATAGTCCTCTGAGCTAATACATTTGACCGCttgtaatatatttatatatttttgtactGGAGTTTATATCTGTGAGTACAACAGAAAGACAAGGagagtgaagtaatatcttttattggactaacttctgttgaagagaaagacaagctttcgaacttacacagagctattcttcaggtctggaaaatggACTTGGAGGGTATGTCctcactgcaattagacacccacagctggcccatgtcagctgactcaggctcgcaagGCCATAAAATCGTGGTATAGCTGGAGCCTGAGCGCTGGGACCCTAGGGAGGGTTCTAAAGCTCAGGCTCCAGACCAAGCCCTaatgtgtatttaaaacaaaacaaaaacaaacacaaacaaacccaCAGGACACCTGCaggtatttaattgcagtgtagacatatccttagtgtCACAGCCAAAACACAAGGTGGAAtatattaactacttatgctaaacaccACATTtttcaagggactattcaaggaGAAAAAGCCCCTTAGCACCTCCAAGTGGTGCACGTAAAATCCATGTCTTACCAGTAcaggggggggggcacatgaccacCCCATgcgaccctccatgtgactcctcactgccccacccccagcccagggcacccacgctctccccgtcccctccctACATCCATCCCATAttacctggggcaggggaggggggggtgtgctCTGTACTCCTCCTGCTGTGCCAGAGACAGGGCTGTGGGGGCCGGTGGTACAGTggccagggagctgccagagtTCTGCTCCGTTCCCCgctgcccctcccagcaggggcagcagtggAGAAAGGAGCAGAACTCCCAGCACCGGAGTTGCATCTCCATCCTTCCTTGTACTacagcagcagccctgccagagacagggctgggtgGGCGAGGCTAGGGACGGTACAGCCACTGGAGGAACTGCCAGCATTCtactcctttccccactgcccctcccagcagggatatgagcagaacccccagccctctcctctggCAAGGCTGCTGCGGTGTCTTTCTGGTATGCCATACCGGCTATAAATGGCTTGCTGGTTCAGCATACCGGCCTACTTGCACTGCTGACATCTCTCAAGTCatgcgggggagggaagggtcaCAGATTCTTGTAATAAGCCATagatccagtgtctttattcagtctgttttttggtgtctagcaaagttatgaatttatgctcccaggctcatcttttgaaagtgttgtgcaggtttccttggaGAATGAGAACTGAGTGGTCATACCTAGAGTAATCGCCTGGTGAAAATttttcacccacaggtgataaggcgtttttgtcttttcatttttctgtgacagttcatttgagagcatagtgattgtcttaTTTCACACCCACAGTTGTTACTGGGATATTTAGTGCATGTAcaagacccatggatcttgaaaaatGTGTTGCGGAGGatgttgatcatcatagcagtaaTTATGTCTacaagttttgcatctgttgttctggctacaacaacactaccaCAATACACAGTCTTCAGAtacatttcaatttatttttagagCCATTACCGATGTGTTTAATTTTGCAGTTACtctcttagggtacgtctacactacctgctggatTGATGGGTAGTGATCGATCAATCCCCAATCGCTCTGCCGTTGACTCCCGTCTCTCGCCATGGTGGAGCAcagaagcggagtcgatgggggagcggcagcagtcaaccCTGTGCCGTGAGCATgcgtggtaagtcgacctaagatatgtcgacttcagcgacgctattctcgtagctgaagttgcatatcttcggtcgaccccccccccccccagtgtagacaggcgTTAGTATATTTAGTACCTTTCAACAAGAATGCATGGCCTACTCTTACTTATAACATAAAACTAACCTGTTGACTCCAGCAGCATTAACCAAGTAATTAACATGACCTAaattcttctccacctcctcaaGTGTATTTTGGACATCTTGTTCCATGGCTACATCACAGCTAAGTGCCATATGACCTGCTGTATTGAAATGAAGTTGCATTAGGCTAACAGTAAATATAAATAGCAAAATAATAGTAAAAACAGATGTTGAACTAGTTCTAATTTAAGAAATCTGCTCCACCTCAAAGGAGAGTTAAATGAGGACAAGTTTCAGGAAGTCTGCTGATTAGTTACGACACTTCattgtgttttgtattttttggCCCTTTTCAAGTTTCGAATCAATGTGGTCTAGAGCAGTTTGAGGTCTCGGTTGGCTGGAAGCCAAGAATTGCCAAGTTTTAATGCCATTTCTGTCACCAACTCACATGACCGTGGACAACTGCCTTAATCTCGggttaccccatctgtaaaagggtgTCTGTAACAATTACTTACTTACCTTCCTGGTAGGAGTGTTATGAAGATTATATATTTGGGAAAAAAAGTAAAGTGCTGTATGAACTGCTCTTAAATGCAGAATATTATAGTTATAAAATATTATAACTGTAAAATTCCAGAAGAATAGATGGTTCTTAAATGCTGTTTGGAATTTACACACTTTTCCTATCTGCAAATACCATTTTTTCAGTTACCACAAACCCTGCCAGTGTCAGGCCCGAGATTTCAtggcttaaatttcaaaacagcAGTGCACGCTACTATACTCAAAAATAGTTTAAATGCACTTTATAATTAATACACAAAATTCACTGGACATTCATTTTGAAACtacacaaatttaaaaacaaaataggccatcttgctcccagtgaagttaatgagaACTTTTCTATGGACATTCATGAGAACTGGCCCAGGCCATTATTCACACCATGTCAGATAGTACATCCTCCATCTGCTTTGCTATATTTGGCTTAATTCTCAAATAGATGCTCTGCCTTTTACTTTCACCTGCATTTGGGAAAATGCTCAGTTTAGATATATTACTGTATTACTCTTACCAGTTACCTAAACAGTGGACAGTCATGAATAAACAGTAACAAAGCAATATACATACCCCCAAGGTGATTCACAGTAGTTTGAGCTACTTCCAGATTTCTAGCAATAATAGCCAAGCGGTATCCTTTCCATGCCAGCAGTTGTGCAACAGCTTTTCCAATTCCTCGGGATCCTCCAAAAATGGCACAAACTTTGGGCATCTCCAAAGAATAATTCACAAACAGCAAATAAGTCTACGATCAACAGTGACTGGCACCAAAtattttaggacctgatcctctATGGTGCCAATTATCTtccattcccactgaagtcaatgagaatacAGCACTCTGTTGTATCAGGTTGTTTCAGTCTTACTGTATTCATAGTTTATTGTTTATATTTAAACTTTAACAAAAACAGCTGAACTAAACATTATTAGCTATGTGTTAAGGTGGAATATCTTCAGGTGAGAAACAAGTGTACTAAAATTTTTGAATTACAGATAATCTTCAATTTTGCAGTAAGATAATCACTAACCACAATTTAACTATTATTTTAAGAGTGTGACAAAGTTTGCAAGCAATATAATTGTAAAGATCATTATATACCTGCTCAAGTCAGTGCTTATAAAATTCAGTCTTTTCAAAGCCAACTCAAGAACGAAATGTGATTACTGTATTAACACTTCTGATATTAAAGCCACTCAGTCTTTTGACCATGGCCACAAAACTCATCCCAAGTATCTCTATGAACCATAACATACACTATTTTTATTAGTAACTCTTACTGTGTTTACATTGCCACTAACCGAATAGTATTTTGTTCATTGCTTCtgcttttaaataataaaaagcttGTTTAATGAGTTGAAATGATGCTCGAGCAGGTATGTACCTAACTTCAGGCCAAAACCTTGCACCTTAGTAAAGGCAGAATAAGGGATCTAGAATTTGTCACTTTGCCATTATAATATTGCTTCCTGTGGGAGAGGTGAGGGTAGAAAAGAGGCCTCGTTTCTTTTCTGCTGGTTATGGAAAGAATGCCAAAAGGTATCTTTTCAGTTAACTGCCATGTTATGTCAGGGGAAATTATGAACATAGGTTTTTAACATGAAAATATTCTGGAACTACACAGACTCCTTTTAGCAGTTTTATACAATCTGTTGGGAGATTTCTAAATATCTGATAATGccctttaagaaaaataaaagtcagaatAAATCATCGGTCCACAAAGGACCATCACAACTGGCAGTTTCAACAGAGAGTAGCCCAGAagttccagagtaacagccgtgttagtctgtattcgcaaaaagaaaaggagtacttttggcaccttagagactaaccaatttatttgagcatgagcttttgtgagctacagctcacttcatccgatgaagtgagctgtagctcacaaaagctcatgctcaaataaattgattagtctctaaggtgccacaagtagccCAGAAGTGAATCAATAAGATTTTATAGGGTCATTCCCCCTTATTGAATCACTGCACTGTGTCTTTTACCATAAGGACAAGGTCAGTATTCTCACCTCTGAGACACTACAGAACCCTCATCTTTCCAGACATTTGTTTTATACCACAGCACCTTTTATCAAaggatttcaaaatgctttaccaACTCTGGCCAttatggaactactcacatgaaaAAGGCCTGATGGACTGGGTCCTAGGGAGAAAAATCTATCCCTGTATTGGTACTGAGTCTAGTGAAGGGGCTGGGTCTTGCACCTTTTCTACCACTGGGGCCATTTTGGCTTCTGGTCAAAGTTTGAACAGCTCTAATATCTGCTCAGACACGGACGCTGGATGCAGCAGCTGCTATACACCATTTCACTCCCAGGACACAACAAAGTCCCAGCCACGCCTTTTCTCCTTCCAGTGATGCTTCCACACCACTGTTCTCCCACGCCCGCGCGGTGCGACTTGCTCTTCTGAGTTTCACACCTCTGGGAATGAACGGGACTGTTAACTCTTCCGGCAAGTAGGCCCCCAGGCTTGCAGGCCTCCATGCGCAGAGCCGCCCTGCAGGGGCAGCGTGGGGAGAACACGACGGGGGCCCGGCCCGGAACGGCGAACACCCAGAGGAGCTCGGACAGCTCCCAGGAGTCGCTTTCAGCCTCGGCTCCAGGAGACTGTAGCGCAGCCTCCCGCCACCCACGGGAGCTTCACGCGAGCGGCGCAGACCCACCCAGTAGAGAGCGGCCAATCTGGCAGGCAGCGCCCCCGGGCGTtcacccacccagcccctccgTGCGGGGCCGAGCCCCCGCTCCCGCtgtcccccagctccagctctgcctGCGCCTGCCGCCAGCCTCCCCTAGGGGGGAGCAGCAGTTGGCGAACCGCCTGGAGTAGCAGCAACCGGCTCCCTGGGGCGGAGCAAGCAGCGTTGGAGCCTCGCGCTCCCCCAGTTCCGCTGCAGGCGCCCTTGGCCTCGCGCTATTTTAGGCGCTTGTCACGGTGGCTCAGCGGCATTCGGTATTCAGCAGTAGCCGGTTACCATGGAGACCACGCCGAGCTCTGTGGCACCCGTCTGCGTTCCTCCCGCTACCTCGCTCGCGCTGTTACTTGGAAAAACGCGCGCGCACCCCTTCCTTCCTTGTGGTCCACGGGTGGGCACTGGACCGCCTCTCCTGCCAGAGACTACTACTCCCGGCATGCAATGCGGCCGGACTGCTCGGGCCGCAGATAGAGCGCCTGTAGCTGCCGGTAGTATTAGggagcaatgcatgctgggacttgtagtAAGGGGTGCCCAGGTGacgctctggctgctgctgcgcgGGGCTCACAGAATCTTTGGGTGGGACTAGGAATAATCGTCCATCAATTAACCACCCCCCAAAGGTTTCGACGTAGATGCTGCCTCACCTCAGCTGCTCTTCCGCACCAGACAACACGCCCCTTGCCCCAGCCACTGCCCCCGGTGCCATCCCACAAACCAGGCTTGGTCAGTTTTATCAGGTGGCGATAAAGCCCCGGTTCCTGGAGTCACAGCAGGTGGTTCTAGGGGATTGCACATTGAATACGAGTCAATactgtgatgcagctgtgaaaacagCAGTTATTCTGGGCTCTCAGTGGCCCctcaagccctacatttctacgattATCGTGTGAgactctttttcattttaaacaaaaagtagtAATGCTAACCTCAAGCAATGTATCGGTCAGGCCCCTCAAAGGCatgagtgatttttaaaaagaatttttgtTACTACTACATTTTAGGtgatttttatttgtcttctggttacTGAGCCTTTTGGGTGCACTCATGTCATGTTCtcaggcttttctccacaactgtgaGGACcagaaattcatttttaaacaaaagctgagtTTCTCCCCTAGTCCATTGCTTCCAGGAGCCAAGCCTCTAAGAAAAACACCACATATCATGAAATGGTGAAATCACAACAGTTGCCAACATTGAGTAAATTCTAGTCCTCACAGTTGCTAAAAACACACACGCAATAAAggaatcaattttttaaaatctcatgattttaaccCAATTAATAAATTTTGAATGCTTTCCTTTGACAATGCTGCAGGCACACCTTCCAGTCACCCCTGCATGCCCTGTCCCCACACATGCAGCTATTACTTAGGTGCCATGCAGCATATACCTTTCTCTCAGCCTCCGCAACCAGACAATCTTGCTTTCTATCTTAGTTCATAGGTTTTAGGATTTTGAACTGAAATCTCAGTTTTACACTTTGAAGCAGTAATTTACAATGAACCTATCAACTATTTTAACACTGCACTTTTTAACCTAACCCTGCTCCTGTCCCAAAGAATCTGTTGTCAGAAATGATTTGGAATGTAAGTATACTGAGAACTTATCTTACATCACATCACCTTTACATTGAAAATGGCTGCactctattttttctttttagcataCCCCTAGTGGATAcctaagaatcttttttttttccccttttctcctttttcttcttcatagtatATTTCCCCTTTCCCCATGGATCTATCAGCTTGTCTCTACACTTACACTGTAACCATGCTGGCGTAATTAAAATGGTATTCTGTCCACCTCAGTGTACACAAGGATAAGgtatttataccagtataactgcatctagaTGAGGGCTTTTACTAgcataattatatatatttaaaaaaccaccaccccccacataCTTCTGACATGTTATGCCAATAAGTGTAGAAGACCAGCCCTTTATCATACATGATATAATACTGAGTGGGACAACACAGCTCATCAGCCATTCAGTAGTCAGTTGGAGGATCTTTTGAGTGATTCCAGGTCTCCTTTCCTCTACAgagagaatgtctacactgcagctgctaCACAGGCACAGctatggtgctgcagctgtgccactgtagtacAGATGATTCCTGCATCAACAGAAGAGATCGCCCCCCGCACCTCCAATCAACGTAGTTAATCCTCTCCAAGAGGTGATAGCTAgatcaacggaagaattcttccatcagcctagccaCATATACACTgaggg of Natator depressus isolate rNatDep1 chromosome 4, rNatDep2.hap1, whole genome shotgun sequence contains these proteins:
- the CBR4 gene encoding 3-oxoacyl-[acyl-carrier-protein] reductase isoform X3, giving the protein MMPKVCAIFGGSRGIGKAVAQLLAWKGYRLAIIARNLEVAQTTVNHLGAGHMALSCDVAMEQDVQNTLEEVEKNLGHVNYLVNAAGVNRDGLLLRTTSEDMVCQINTNLLGTMLTCKAAVRRMLQQQGGAIVNIGFVHTEMTAHLKEDQLKKTIPLGRFGEPDEVAQAVVFLLESPYITGHILVVDGGLQLLI
- the CBR4 gene encoding 3-oxoacyl-[acyl-carrier-protein] reductase isoform X4, which gives rise to MPKVCAIFGGSRGIGKAVAQLLAWKGYRLAIIARNLEVAQTTVNHLGAGHMALSCDVAMEQDVQNTLEEVEKNLGHVNYLVNAAGVNRDGLLLRTTSEDMVCQINTNLLGTMLTCKAAVRRMLQQQGGAIVNIGSIVGLKGNSGQSVYSASKAGLVGFSRSLAKEVARKKIRVNMVAPGFVHTEMTAHLKEDQLKKTIPLGRFGEPDEVAQAVVFLLESPYITGHILVVDGGLQLLI
- the CBR4 gene encoding 3-oxoacyl-[acyl-carrier-protein] reductase isoform X1, whose protein sequence is MMPKVCAIFGGSRGIGKAVAQLLAWKGYRLAIIARNLEVAQTTVNHLGAGHMALSCDVAMEQDVQNTLEEVEKNLGHVNYLVNAAGVNRDGLLLRTTSEDMVCQINTNLLGTMLTCKAAVRRMLQQQGGAIVNIGSIVGLKGNSGQSVYSASKAGLVGFSRSLAKEVARKKIRVNMVAPGFVHTEMTAHLKEDQLKKTIPLGRFGEPDEVAQAVVFLLESPYITGHILVVDGGLQLLI
- the CBR4 gene encoding 3-oxoacyl-[acyl-carrier-protein] reductase isoform X2 — encoded protein: MMPKVCAIFGGSRGIGKAVAQLLAWKGYRLAIIARNLEVAQTTVNHLGGHMALSCDVAMEQDVQNTLEEVEKNLGHVNYLVNAAGVNRDGLLLRTTSEDMVCQINTNLLGTMLTCKAAVRRMLQQQGGAIVNIGSIVGLKGNSGQSVYSASKAGLVGFSRSLAKEVARKKIRVNMVAPGFVHTEMTAHLKEDQLKKTIPLGRFGEPDEVAQAVVFLLESPYITGHILVVDGGLQLLI